The sequence GGTCTTCCAGTGCTTCGAATAGACAGCGAGCACGGCGGTTTTCACCACACCCGCGCCCGTGGCCGCATCCTGGATGACGACGGCGTGCTCGTTCGGACTGGGCGCGTTCTGCCGCCACAGCCATCCAGCGCAGCCGACGCCTGCGGCTCACCCTTCGAACAATCCGGCATACTGGCGGTCCTCTTTGAGGATGTGGCCGATCACCAGATCGTTGGCGAGGAATTGCAGCCAGTCCCCAAGGCCCACCTCGCCGGTGCCGATCTTCTGCCGCAATGCCTCCGCGCGCGCCACCAACTTCCGATGAAGGTCGGCGTGGTCCTGGAGGCGGGAATAGCCTTTGGCCGCGAGCACGGATTCCTCGCTGGAGAAGTGTTGGCGCACGTGCTGTATCAATTCATCGGCCGAGGCCAGGAATGCCTGCGGCTGCGTGTCCGTGGCCAAGCCCGTGCGGAGCAGGTTGTTGACGAGGTTGAAGAGCTCGTGGTGCTCCGCATCGATGGTGGGGTTGCCGATCTGGTAAGCGCGCCGCCAATGGAAAATGATGAGGCCCAGGCTCGAAGGGACCTGGGCTGCGCTGGAAATCCGTTCAGCCAGGTTCAGCTCGGCGACGACGACCCTGTTGCGGCCTCTTGCCTTGGCGAGGTACATCGCGTCGTCGCAGGCTTTCAACAGTTCACGCTGGCTGGTTCCATGATCGGGATATGAGCACACGCCGATGCTCGACGTGATGCTCAGCCACTTGCCCGGCTTCAAATGGAAAGGTTCCGCGAGGGCGCTGCGGATTTTCTCCCCGACCAGCGTGGCCTGTTCGATGTCCTCGACGGAGGACAACAGGACCACGAATTCATCTCCGCCGACCCGCGCGACCGTATCGGAGGCCCGGACGCATCCGAGCATCCGTTTGGCGGCCTCGCACAACAGCCAGTCGCCGGCCTCGTGTCCGAACTTGTCGTTGATCGGCTTGAACTCATCGAGGTCCACGAACATCAGCGAAAAATCGAATTCCCTGCGTCTGGCCAAGGCGATGGTCTGCTCAAGCCGGTCCGTCAAAGCGCGGCGATTGAGGAGCGTGGTCAACGGGTCGTGCATCGCAAGATCCTTGGCCAGCAGATAGGCCTGCTTGTGGCCGCGAACGTACTGGGCGATCGCCAGCGCGAGGATGACCGCCTCCGCGAGCACGCCAAGCTCCACGCTGTGGTAGGTGATCCTGTTGAACGGAACCCAACCCCAGACGGCCAGGGTGGTTGTCAGCCCGCCCAGGATCCCGAACAGCGCGGCCAAAAGAAAAATGGCCCCGGATGGCTGTTTAGACCGCACCGCCAGGATCCCGAGCAGGACCATTCCAATAGTGAAAATGGTTTCAAAGCTGAATGCCGCCAAGGCTGCGGCGCGCTGATCGCCCAGCGCCACGGATGCCGTGATCAGGGCCGCCCCCGCCCACATGAAAAGGCGGACCCCGCGGGCCACCCGGGGCGCAATTTCCCGGAGGGTCAGGAACCGGTTGGCGAACATCAACCCGCAGCAGCCGTAGACCACCATCAGGACCAGGATCACGTAGCGCTGGAACAGCGGATGGCCTGGCCAGACCCAAGCTAGGCCGTGTCCCGTGTAGGCCAAGCTGAGCAGGATAAAGGAAAACAGGTACAGCGAATACAACAGGTTCTGGCTTTCGCGCAGCCCAGCGTACAGCAGCAGGTTGTAGGCGAGGAGCATCAGCAGCCCGCCATAGAGGAAGCCATAGCCGTAATGGGACAATTGCTCCCGCTCGACTGCCTGTCCAGCCGGCCGGAGCTCGATCGGCAGGACCATCGGGTCCATCGTTTCAGCCCGCAGGAACAGCTCGCTCTTTCCCGTCGGGAAAACCAGGTCGAAGTCGTACCCGATCCCAGGCACCACCCCCGGCGATGTCGGCACGGCGTCGCCGGTCCGCCAGTCGGCAAGCACCTGGCCACCCTGCACCAGGTAGACATCCACATGGTCGATCCAGGTTGTTCCGGCCGAGAGGCGGAAAGGCAGGGAATGGCCGGTAGGATTGGTCAGGTCAAGCCGCAGCCAAACGGGCCTGGACCCGATGCCGAAGGTTGGCACCGGGCGCATACCCGGCTGGAAGGCCCCTTCACGCTGCCGGGAACGCGCTTCATTGAGGCTCAGGCGCGGCCCCGTTTCCACCATCACCCAGGCATGGGTTCCCAAGGACTCGGCAGGAATCTCCGTCAGAGGCAATTCCCCGGCCAACACCAAGCCAGCCGTCAGGGATAAAATAGAAATGATCAGAGTCCTTAACATTCAACGATTATCCAAGGTCGGGGAAACCCTTCGCAAATCAATCGTCAAAGAAGCCATCGGGTCCGCGCCTGCGGAGCGACCCGGGCGGAGCGGATCCAGTATCAGGCCTGAAGGAGATGGTGAATCCCTGCGAAGACGGAAATATCGTCGACTACGTCGATCTGCATTTCCGCTAGAGGCGCGTTCCCTCGCTCCGCAGCTTCAAGGAGACGCCCTCCAGGGGCCACTCCTCCTGTTCGCCCGTGTCCAGGTGCTTGACGGCCACGGTGCCTTTTTCAAGTTCGCCATCGCCTAGAATCAGCGCGAGCTTCACGCCCATGCGGTTGGCGGACTGGAGCGACTTCTTCAGGGGGCAGCCGCGGGTTTCCAGTTGCACATGGAGGCCTGCGGCCCACCATTGGCGGGCCAGCCGAAGCGCTTTGGCCGAGGCGGCCTCGCCCAGCGGGATGAGTAGGGGGGCGGGCTCGAAAGGCGCTTCGCCCTGAAGCTGTTTCAGCACCATGGCCAGGCGGTCCAGGCCGATGGCCCAGCCGAAGGCGGGCGTGTCGGGGCCGCCGAGCATCTTCACCAGGCCGTCGTAGCGGCCGCCCCCCAGCAGCGCCGATTGCGCGCCGAGATCAGAACTGAGCACCTCGAAGGCGGTGCGCGTGTAGTAGTCCAGGCCCCGCACCAGGCGCGGATTTTCGATGAATGGAATATCGAGGGCCGTCAGCAGTTCCTTGAGCCGCGCGTGGTGGGCCTTGGATGCGTCATCCAGGAATTCCACGAGGGTGGGATGGCCTTCCAGGGCCGCCTGACAGCCGGGATTCTTGCAGTCCAGGATGCGCATGGGATTGGTCTCGATGCGGCGGTGGCAGTCCCCGCAGAAACGGTCTGCGCGGGCATCAAAGAAGGCTCGGAAGGCTGCGTTGAAGGCGGGGCGCGATTCCGGCGTGCCCACGGAATTCAGGGAGAGCGACAGGGATTTAAGGCCCAGGCCTTGAAGGAAATCGAAGAGCATCGCCAGGGATTCCGCTTCGGATTCCGGGGTGGCCACGCCGAAACTCTCCGCGCCTATTTGCCAGAACTGGCGGTAGCGGCCAGCCTGCATGCGCTCATAGCGGAACATGGGCCCTGTGTAATAGAAAAGCTGCGGGTCATTGTTCACCAGGAGCTTGTGGTCCACCATGGCGCGGACCACGCCGGCGGTATTCTCCGGGCGCATGGTCACCGAACGGCCGCCCTTGTCCAGGAATTCGTACATTTCCTTGTTCACGATGTCAGAGCTGTCTCCGACGCTGCGCTTGAAGACTTCGGTGTATTCCAGGATGGGCGTGCGGATCTCGCGGTAGCCGTGGGCGCCGAACACCCGGTGCACGGCTTCCTCGATGCGCTGGAACCAGCGCAGCTCGTCCCCCCAAAGATCCCGCATTCCCTTTACACTGGACGACATCCCATGCTCCCGCGAATCCTGCTCATTCCTTTTCTTAGCCTACTGGCTTGGGGACAAAGTCCCCAAACGCCGCCGCCTGCGCCGCGCCTGAAAATCGCCCTGGATGCGGGCCACGGCGGCGAGGACACCGGGGCCAAGGGCTCCAAAGGGCTGCTCGAAAAGGATGCAGCCCTGGCCATCGTGAAGGAACTGAAGGCCAGCCTGGGCGAGGCGGGCTTCGATGTGGTCCTGGTGCGCGGCGACGATACATTCATCCCCCTGTGGGACCGCGCAAGGCTCGCCAACGAGGCCGGGGCCGACCTCTTCATCAGCATCCACCTGAATGCCGCCCGGGCCCGGGCCGCCAAGGGCTCGGAGGTCTACTTCCTGTCGCTGGACCGCGGGGACGAGGACGCGGCGGCCGTGGCGGCCCTGGAAAACGCTGGCGCCGAGGCCAGGCCGGCCGCGGACGCCAATGCGGTGGTGGCGGGCATCCTGGAGGACATGGCGCAGAAGGCCTACCTGCAGGACTCCGAGCGGCTGGCGGTGGCCGTGCAGCTCCAGCTCAACCGGCTCGGCGGCATCAAGGAACGCGGCGTCAAGCAGGCGCCCTTCGTGGTGCTGCGGGGCGCGGCCATGCCTGCCGTGCTGGTGGAAAGCGCCTTCATCTCCAACGGGAAAGAAGAAGCTCGGCTGAAGGATAAAATCTTCCTCAAGAAGCTAGCCGCCACGCTCACCAGCGGCATCCGCCGCTACTTCGCCGGCGCAGCGGGAACCGCCAGGCGCAGGGCCATCGCCACATCGAAGTGAACCCTTGTTGCATCCTCCCAGGGAAAAGCGTCATCATGAATCCCTTGAGCACCCGTAGCTCAGTTGGATAGAGCGCTGCCCTCCGAAGGCAGAGGTCGCTGGTTCGACCCCAGTCGGGTGTACCAATCAACACAGGAGCGCGACCCAAGGGTGGTGCTTCTGTGCTTGCTGGTACCGGGGTCGAACCAGCGAGCCCGTCGTCCGAGACAGGACTAGATGTCCTGTCGAATCGGCGGGGTTGGGCGAAGCCCAACGGTTCGACCCCAGTCGGGTGTACCAATCAACACAGGAGCGCGACCCAAGGGTGGTGCTTCTGTGCTTGCTGGTACCGGGGTCGAACCAGCGAGCCCGTCGTCCGAGACAGGACTAGATGTCCTGTCGAATCGGCGGGGTTGGGCGAAGCTCAACGGTTCGACCCCAGTCGGGTGTACCAATCAACACAGGAGCGCGACCCAAGGGTGGTGCTTCTGTGCTTGCTGGTACCGGGGTCGAACCAGCGAGCCCGTCGTCCGAGACAGGACTAGATGTCCTGTCGAATCGGCGGGGAGGGGCCCATCTCCGTGAGCCAGAGGCGAGCGGGAGAACAGCGCCCAAAGCGCTGTCCGATAGATGGGGGCGAAGCTCAACGGTTCGACCCCAGTCGGGTGTACCAATCAACACAGGAGCGCGACCCAAGGGTGGTGCTTCTGTGTTTGCTGGTTCAGGGGTCGAACCAGCGAGCCCGTCGTCCGAGACAGGACTAGATGTCCTGTCGAATCGGCGGGGAGGGGCCCATCTCCGTGAGCCAGAGGCGAGCGGGAGGACAGCGCCCAAAGCGCTGTTCGATAGATGGGGGCGAAGCCCAACGGTTCGACCCCAGTCGGGTGTACCAATCAACACCGGAGCACGACCCAAGGGTGGTGCTTCTGTGTTTGCTGGTTCAGGGGTCGAACCAGCGAGCCCGTCGTCCGAGACGGAATTCTGCCAATCGGGCCTTCCCGCTGCCTGCCCGCCTTTGGCAATTCGAGCGCTGTCCTTTCGTGTTCGCATGGTTAACTGGAGGGCCAGGGAAGGCCCATGAAGCAGAAGATCCCCCTCACGGTCGTCAGTGTTTCCTTTGTGCTGCTGCACCTTGCCTGCCTGGCGGTGTTCTTCGTGGCCTTCAGCTGGTGGGCGGTGCTCATCGGCGTGGCGCTCTACCTGGTGCGCATGTTCGCGGTGACGGCGGGCTACCACCGCTATTTCGCGCACCGCACCTACCGGTTGAACCGGTTCAACCAGTTCGCCATGGCCTTTGTGGCCCAGACCTCGGCCCAGAAGGGCGTGCTGTGGTGGGCGGCCCACCACCGGGACCACCACCGGTTCTCGGACACAGAACAAGACATCCATTCCCCCATCGCGCGAAGCTTCTGGTGGTCCCATGTGGGTTGGGTCCTCTCGGATAAATTCGACGACTACAACCAGCACAACATCCGCGATTTCGGGAAATATCCCGAGCTCCGGTTCATCAGCGCCTACCACTGGATCTGCCCCTGGCTCCTGGGCACCGCGGTCTTCGCATTGGGCCACTTCACAGGCATCGGCGGGTGGAGCGCGTTGGTCTGGGGCTTCGTGCTGAGCACGGTGCTGCTCTTCCACGGGACCTTCAGCATCAACAGCTTGAGCCACCTCTGGGGCACGCGCCGCTTCAACACTGGCGACCACAGCCGCAACAATTTCATGCTGGCCCTGATCACCCTCGGCGAGGGCTGGCACAACAACCACCACCACTTCATGAACGCCTGCCGCCAGGGCATCAAGTGGTGGGAGATCGATCTGACCTTCTACTTCCTGAAGATGATGAGCTGGGTGCGGATCGTCCAGGACATCCGCCCGTATCCCGAATCCGCCCAGGTGGCGACGGAGCTGTAGTTGCCAGAGCTGTTGTCAAGAAGCGGCATCGCAAAGGTCGCGGTCATCGGCGGGGGCATTTCCGGCCTTTCTGCGGCCTAC comes from Holophagaceae bacterium and encodes:
- a CDS encoding diguanylate cyclase; protein product: MLRTLIISILSLTAGLVLAGELPLTEIPAESLGTHAWVMVETGPRLSLNEARSRQREGAFQPGMRPVPTFGIGSRPVWLRLDLTNPTGHSLPFRLSAGTTWIDHVDVYLVQGGQVLADWRTGDAVPTSPGVVPGIGYDFDLVFPTGKSELFLRAETMDPMVLPIELRPAGQAVEREQLSHYGYGFLYGGLLMLLAYNLLLYAGLRESQNLLYSLYLFSFILLSLAYTGHGLAWVWPGHPLFQRYVILVLMVVYGCCGLMFANRFLTLREIAPRVARGVRLFMWAGAALITASVALGDQRAAALAAFSFETIFTIGMVLLGILAVRSKQPSGAIFLLAALFGILGGLTTTLAVWGWVPFNRITYHSVELGVLAEAVILALAIAQYVRGHKQAYLLAKDLAMHDPLTTLLNRRALTDRLEQTIALARRREFDFSLMFVDLDEFKPINDKFGHEAGDWLLCEAAKRMLGCVRASDTVARVGGDEFVVLLSSVEDIEQATLVGEKIRSALAEPFHLKPGKWLSITSSIGVCSYPDHGTSQRELLKACDDAMYLAKARGRNRVVVAELNLAERISSAAQVPSSLGLIIFHWRRAYQIGNPTIDAEHHELFNLVNNLLRTGLATDTQPQAFLASADELIQHVRQHFSSEESVLAAKGYSRLQDHADLHRKLVARAEALRQKIGTGEVGLGDWLQFLANDLVIGHILKEDRQYAGLFEG
- a CDS encoding histidine--tRNA ligase produces the protein MSSSVKGMRDLWGDELRWFQRIEEAVHRVFGAHGYREIRTPILEYTEVFKRSVGDSSDIVNKEMYEFLDKGGRSVTMRPENTAGVVRAMVDHKLLVNNDPQLFYYTGPMFRYERMQAGRYRQFWQIGAESFGVATPESEAESLAMLFDFLQGLGLKSLSLSLNSVGTPESRPAFNAAFRAFFDARADRFCGDCHRRIETNPMRILDCKNPGCQAALEGHPTLVEFLDDASKAHHARLKELLTALDIPFIENPRLVRGLDYYTRTAFEVLSSDLGAQSALLGGGRYDGLVKMLGGPDTPAFGWAIGLDRLAMVLKQLQGEAPFEPAPLLIPLGEAASAKALRLARQWWAAGLHVQLETRGCPLKKSLQSANRMGVKLALILGDGELEKGTVAVKHLDTGEQEEWPLEGVSLKLRSEGTRL
- a CDS encoding N-acetylmuramoyl-L-alanine amidase yields the protein MLPRILLIPFLSLLAWGQSPQTPPPAPRLKIALDAGHGGEDTGAKGSKGLLEKDAALAIVKELKASLGEAGFDVVLVRGDDTFIPLWDRARLANEAGADLFISIHLNAARARAAKGSEVYFLSLDRGDEDAAAVAALENAGAEARPAADANAVVAGILEDMAQKAYLQDSERLAVAVQLQLNRLGGIKERGVKQAPFVVLRGAAMPAVLVESAFISNGKEEARLKDKIFLKKLAATLTSGIRRYFAGAAGTARRRAIATSK
- a CDS encoding fatty acid desaturase, giving the protein MKQKIPLTVVSVSFVLLHLACLAVFFVAFSWWAVLIGVALYLVRMFAVTAGYHRYFAHRTYRLNRFNQFAMAFVAQTSAQKGVLWWAAHHRDHHRFSDTEQDIHSPIARSFWWSHVGWVLSDKFDDYNQHNIRDFGKYPELRFISAYHWICPWLLGTAVFALGHFTGIGGWSALVWGFVLSTVLLFHGTFSINSLSHLWGTRRFNTGDHSRNNFMLALITLGEGWHNNHHHFMNACRQGIKWWEIDLTFYFLKMMSWVRIVQDIRPYPESAQVATEL